From Populus trichocarpa isolate Nisqually-1 chromosome 19, P.trichocarpa_v4.1, whole genome shotgun sequence, a single genomic window includes:
- the LOC7459216 gene encoding CBS domain-containing protein CBSX6: MPSVFLYHVVGDLTVGKPEMVEFYETETVESAIRAIGESTECGIPVWKRKSHVGMIENSETRLQRFVGILNSLDIVAFLASTECLEDRDKAIKTPVSQVVVPNTSLLKQVDPATRLIDALEMMKQGVRRLIVPKSMGWKGMSKRFSILYNGKWLKNADTSNSSSNNNLTINPNRPSSSSGTSNRDKFCCLSREDVIRFLIGCLGALAPLPLSSISSLGAINTNYNSLEASLPAIEATRKLPEDPSAIAVVEPIPNGQCKIIGEISASRLWKCDYLAAAWALANLSAGQFVMGVEDNVTSRSLPDFAVNSAADDDNTAHGAGSTRLRKFSSRSIGFNPGNSIGIGRSVYRGRSAPLTCKITSSLAAVMAQMLSHRATHVWVIEDHSDDILVGVVGYADILAAVTKQPASVTHVNRPEAFATLC; encoded by the exons ATGCCATCTGTGTTTCTTTATCATGTGGTGGGAGATCTGACGGTGGGGAAGCCAGAGATGGTGGAATTCTATGAGACAGAGACGGTAGAATCTGCGATTCGGGCAATAGGAGAATCGACAGAGTGTGGGATTCCAGTTTGGAAGAGGAAATCTCATGTGGGCATGATTGAGAACAGTGAAACGAGACTACAGAGGTTTGTTGGTATCCTTAATTCGCTTGATATTGTGGCTTTTTTGGCTTCAACTGAGTGCTTAGAGGACCGGGATAAGGCTATCAAGACTCCAGTCTCTCAGGTTGTTGTTCCTAATACTTCGCTTCTCAAACAGGTTGATCCTGCTACAAG GTTGATAGATGCCTTGGAAATGATGAAGCAAGGTGTAAGGCGCCTTATTGTTCCAAAAAGCATGGGATGGAAAGGTATGAGCAAGAGATTCTCAATTCTCTACAATGGTAAGTGGCTCAAGAATGCTGATACATccaacagcagcagcaataaTAACCTGACAATCAACCCCAACCGTCCTTCCTCATCTTCTGGCACTTCCAACCGCGACAAATTTTGCTGTCTCTCTAGAGAAGATGTCATCCGTTTTCTCATTGGATGCCTTGGTGCTCTAGCTCCGCTCCCTCTTTCCTCCATCTCCTCCCTTGGAGCCATTAACACAAATTACAACTCATTAGAAGCCTCTCTCCCAGCCATTGAAGCAACAAGAAAGCTGCCTGAAGATCCCAGTGCGATAGCTGTTGTGGAGCCCATTCCAAATGGTCAATGTAAGATCATAGGGGAAATATCAGCCTCTAGATTGTGGAAATGTGATTATCTGGCTGCAGCATGGGCTTTAGCAAACCTCTCAGCCGGGCAGTTTGTGATGGGGGTTGAGGATAATGTCACATCAAGATCACTACCGGATTTTGCAGTTAATTCAGCAGCTGATGATGATAATACAGCTCATGGGGCTGGTTCAACAAGGCTGAGGAAATTCAGCAGTAGGAGCATTGGGTTCAATCCAGGAAACTCAATCGGAATTGGCAGGAGTGTTTATAGGGGTCGAAGTGCTCCCCTGACATGTAAAATTACGAGCTCATTGGCTGCAGTAATGGCACAGATGCTGTCTCACAGGGCAACCCATGTATGGGTGATCGAGGATCATAGTGATGACATTTTAGTTGGGGTGGTTGGTTATGCCGACATCTTGGCTGCGGTAACAAAACAACCTGCATCTGTTACTCATGTGAATCGACCTGAGGCTTTTGCAACTTTGTGTTGA